A genomic stretch from Marinitoga sp. 38H-ov includes:
- a CDS encoding phosphate propanoyltransferase, translated as MKIKEPGIVVGVSNRHVHLSKEDLEILFGKDYKLHPMKDLKQPGQYAAEEVVTLVGPKGSIERVRVLGPVRKETQIEISQSDAFKLGVKAPVRDSGDLDGTPGIKIIGPKGEVETKKGLILAKRHIHMLPEDAEIYGVKDKDLVYVIVESGDRKLIFGDVLVRVSPKYSLEFHVDTDEANAALIKTGDIVKIAEL; from the coding sequence ATGAAGATCAAAGAACCAGGAATAGTTGTAGGTGTTTCAAACAGACATGTGCATTTATCAAAAGAAGATTTAGAAATTTTATTCGGAAAAGATTATAAATTACATCCTATGAAAGATTTAAAGCAACCAGGTCAATATGCTGCAGAAGAAGTTGTTACATTAGTTGGTCCTAAAGGTTCAATTGAAAGAGTTAGAGTATTAGGACCTGTAAGAAAAGAAACTCAAATTGAAATCTCTCAATCTGACGCTTTCAAATTAGGTGTAAAAGCACCTGTTAGAGATTCAGGAGATTTAGATGGAACTCCAGGTATAAAAATTATTGGTCCAAAAGGTGAAGTTGAAACAAAAAAAGGTTTGATTTTAGCAAAAAGACATATTCATATGCTTCCTGAAGATGCTGAAATATATGGTGTAAAAGATAAAGATTTAGTTTATGTTATTGTAGAAAGCGGCGATAGAAAACTAATTTTTGGAGATGTTTTAGTAAGAGTTAGTCCTAAATATTCTTTAGAATTCCACGTTGATACAGATGAAGCAAATGCTGCTTTAATAAAAACTGGTGACATTGTAAAAATAGCCGAATTATAA
- the yqeH gene encoding ribosome biogenesis GTPase YqeH, whose translation MKCHGCGIDIQTNNPEKLGFLPEHIFEKFIGNEENALCQRCFKLQHYGELLPISINKDFFNQLKSILHEFETVLWVIDIIDFEGTYDKDILNLVKDKNLFLIINKVDLLPKTVPFVELKNWVFDRVKNDLNIKKDNIRLISAKKNFGINRLTKILNENNIKKALVVGTTNVGKSSLLNNLTNVKITTSSFPGTTLGIVKRKIIGTDIELYDTPGIETKKRFTDFFDIYTQVEMIPKKTISRKTFKPDIGKVVFVSSLFRFKILSLTKDNLKPIFLIFAPENISFHQTKEERVEDLLKNHIGDVLYPPYEKNYPLEIEFEKEIISIDENDELAMPGLGWISVRRGPLNIEVIKPKNIELVIRKPLITPKRGNIY comes from the coding sequence ATGAAATGTCATGGATGTGGAATTGATATACAAACAAATAATCCTGAAAAATTAGGATTTTTACCAGAACATATATTTGAAAAGTTTATTGGTAATGAAGAAAACGCATTATGTCAAAGATGCTTTAAACTTCAACATTATGGTGAATTACTACCTATATCTATCAATAAAGATTTTTTTAATCAATTAAAAAGCATATTACATGAATTTGAAACTGTATTATGGGTTATAGATATTATTGATTTTGAAGGTACATATGATAAAGATATATTAAATTTAGTAAAAGATAAAAATCTTTTTTTAATTATTAATAAAGTAGATCTTTTACCTAAAACTGTTCCATTTGTTGAATTAAAGAATTGGGTTTTTGATAGAGTAAAAAATGATTTAAACATAAAAAAAGATAATATTCGCTTAATAAGCGCGAAAAAGAACTTTGGTATAAATAGGTTAACTAAAATATTAAATGAAAATAATATTAAAAAGGCTTTAGTAGTAGGTACAACTAATGTTGGAAAATCATCTCTATTAAATAACCTTACTAATGTAAAAATTACAACAAGCTCTTTCCCAGGTACTACATTGGGAATTGTAAAAAGAAAAATTATTGGAACAGATATTGAATTATATGATACACCTGGAATAGAGACAAAAAAAAGATTTACAGATTTCTTTGATATATATACACAAGTTGAAATGATCCCTAAAAAAACAATAAGTAGGAAAACGTTTAAACCAGATATAGGAAAAGTTGTGTTTGTTAGTTCATTATTTAGATTTAAAATTTTATCTTTAACAAAAGATAATTTAAAGCCAATATTTTTAATATTTGCTCCAGAAAATATTTCATTTCACCAAACAAAAGAAGAAAGAGTAGAAGATCTGCTTAAAAATCATATAGGCGATGTATTATATCCACCATATGAAAAAAACTATCCTTTGGAAATAGAATTTGAAAAAGAAATAATTTCCATCGATGAAAATGATGAACTTGCTATGCCTGGTTTAGGATGGATTTCTGTAAGAAGAGGCCCGTTAAATATTGAAGTAATAAAACCAAAAAATATTGAGTTAGTTATAAGGAAACCTTTAATAACTCCAAAAAGAGGAAATATTTATTAA